A portion of the Segatella copri DSM 18205 genome contains these proteins:
- a CDS encoding ATP-binding protein has translation MEQQVKLVPYGVADFATVIEQNLYYVDKTMFIPELEKQPRNLFFIRPRRFGKSIFLSMLYSYYDCTQSHKFQSLFGNLWIGQHPTPLQGKYQVLFLDFSQITGNIDKLETKFNSYLSINLDAFVRQNSEYYQAEMEEILAQEDFEEKMELIFKAAKAHQYHLYLIIDEYDNFTNVILNERGENVYHAITHADGFYRDVFKKFKGNFERIFMMGVSPVTLDDVTSGFNIGWNISIKPEFDEMLGFSTTDVVEMFTYYKEHGSIPVDSDIDAIVNDMKPWYDNYCFAEEALKKKTRMFNCDMVLYYLRNYMDNGCSPRQMIDPNTRTDYGKMKKLLQFDKLDGERKGIIRKIAEEEQIVTQLYESFSAYQIPKAEIFPSLLFYYGMLTIKGTRGSKLILGIPNNNVRKQYYGYLEEEYQAKAYVDVNQLTDYYYDMAYDGKWEEGLRFMADAYAKVSSVRDGIEAERNLQGFFMAYLNLNDYYITAPELELNHGYCDFFLLPDLTHYASQHSYILELKVLSKKDFSAIVEGAFTEDGKPMTKAEKQWREALDQIHQYAEAPRVEALRQGTKLHLIIMQFEGWELKRMEEV, from the coding sequence ATGGAACAGCAAGTAAAACTAGTACCTTATGGGGTGGCTGATTTTGCTACGGTAATAGAGCAGAATCTATATTATGTGGATAAGACGATGTTTATCCCGGAGCTGGAGAAGCAGCCTCGCAATCTCTTCTTCATCCGTCCTCGTCGTTTTGGTAAGAGCATATTCTTGAGTATGCTCTATTCTTACTATGACTGTACGCAGAGCCATAAGTTCCAGAGTCTTTTTGGAAATCTGTGGATAGGCCAGCATCCTACACCTTTGCAGGGAAAGTATCAGGTGCTGTTCCTAGATTTCTCCCAGATTACGGGTAATATCGATAAGCTTGAGACTAAGTTTAATTCTTATCTCAGCATCAACCTTGATGCTTTTGTCCGTCAAAACTCAGAATATTATCAGGCAGAGATGGAAGAAATCCTGGCGCAGGAAGATTTTGAGGAAAAGATGGAACTGATATTCAAGGCTGCCAAGGCGCACCAGTATCATCTGTATCTCATCATCGATGAGTATGACAACTTCACGAATGTCATACTCAACGAACGTGGTGAGAATGTGTATCATGCGATTACCCATGCCGACGGCTTTTATCGTGATGTCTTCAAGAAGTTCAAGGGTAATTTTGAGCGTATCTTCATGATGGGTGTGAGCCCTGTAACCCTGGATGATGTGACGAGTGGATTCAATATAGGTTGGAACATTTCTATCAAGCCGGAGTTTGATGAGATGCTGGGCTTCTCTACCACTGATGTAGTGGAGATGTTTACCTATTATAAGGAGCATGGTAGTATTCCTGTCGATAGTGATATTGATGCCATCGTCAATGATATGAAGCCATGGTATGACAATTATTGCTTTGCAGAAGAAGCATTGAAGAAGAAAACTCGTATGTTTAATTGTGATATGGTTCTTTATTACCTTCGTAATTACATGGATAACGGATGTTCTCCTCGTCAGATGATAGACCCGAATACCCGTACCGATTACGGCAAGATGAAGAAACTTTTGCAGTTTGACAAGCTGGATGGAGAGCGTAAGGGCATTATCCGCAAGATAGCAGAAGAGGAGCAGATTGTTACCCAGCTTTATGAGTCGTTTTCTGCGTATCAGATTCCAAAGGCAGAGATATTCCCAAGTCTTCTGTTCTATTATGGCATGTTGACCATCAAGGGAACTCGTGGATCCAAGCTCATTCTGGGCATTCCAAACAATAATGTCCGCAAGCAGTATTATGGTTATCTGGAAGAGGAGTATCAGGCAAAGGCTTATGTGGATGTCAACCAGCTCACCGATTACTATTATGATATGGCATATGATGGTAAGTGGGAAGAAGGATTGCGCTTTATGGCGGATGCCTATGCCAAGGTTTCTTCGGTGCGTGATGGCATTGAGGCAGAGCGAAACCTGCAGGGATTCTTCATGGCTTATCTGAATCTGAATGATTATTATATCACGGCTCCAGAGTTGGAGTTGAATCATGGCTATTGTGATTTCTTCCTTTTGCCAGACCTTACCCATTATGCCAGTCAGCATAGCTACATCCTGGAGTTGAAGGTTCTTTCTAAGAAAGATTTCTCTGCGATAGTTGAAGGTGCGTTCACGGAAGATGGCAAGCCTATGACCAAGGCAGAGAAACAGTGGCGTGAGGCTCTAGATCAGATTCATCAATATGCCGAGGCTCCAAGGGTTGAGGCTTTGCGCCAAGGAACAAAACTCCATCTCATCATCATGCAGTTTGAGGGGTGGGAACTTAAACGGATGGAAGAAGTATAA
- a CDS encoding GH32 C-terminal domain-containing protein — translation MEISNNKRERTMIYFDMKQGKVVMDRTESGLTDFGKQAVPHDIELAWDKQRAAEGKEPARIANSINYKNDFALATWAPLSLCEDGKKTYHVDIFVDKSSVELFVDGGRIAMTNLVFPVAPYENVKLYTQGGKAEFKNLKVHKLSL, via the coding sequence ATTGAGATTTCAAACAACAAGCGTGAGCGCACTATGATTTATTTCGATATGAAGCAGGGCAAGGTGGTAATGGATAGAACAGAGAGCGGTTTGACCGATTTTGGCAAGCAGGCAGTTCCTCACGATATCGAGTTGGCTTGGGACAAGCAGCGTGCTGCAGAAGGCAAGGAGCCTGCCCGCATTGCCAACTCCATCAACTACAAGAACGATTTCGCGCTGGCAACCTGGGCTCCATTGAGTCTTTGCGAGGATGGCAAGAAGACTTATCATGTTGATATCTTCGTAGATAAGTCATCTGTTGAACTCTTCGTAGATGGCGGCCGTATCGCCATGACCAACCTCGTGTTCCCTGTAGCTCCATACGAGAATGTGAAGCTCTACACCCAGGGTGGCAAGGCAGAGTTCAAGAATCTGAAGGTTCATAAGCTTAGTTTGTAA
- a CDS encoding SusC/RagA family TonB-linked outer membrane protein: MNNLSKLLMSSALCTVCTVASAQQVNVNGIVKDAAGETVIGASIMVKGTKTGTVTDFDGNFHVECAPGSTLVISYIGYKTQEVKASDNMEVTLQEDANDLQEVVVTGYTTQKKADLTGSVAVVSTKNLKTSSETDPMRALQGRVPGMTVTTDGSPIGSGTVRIRGIGSFNSSQDPLYIIDGVPTNMALNTLNTNDIESMQVLKDAASASIYGSRASNGVIIITTKKGKKGSKVAVDFSANLTAQFYSNQSKMKLMNSSQYATAMAQAALNDGLDPVAYAANYGIDLNAASGTPITVWNPATNQYQNYTINGRYDGYINAKKTMRFSDTDWLDEISRTGFSQNYDLSVSHANDKHSAMFSLGYKNNEGVLKYTDFENISARLNTSWNLNKIVTVGENLTLTYTSQVDCHPMENALKMPSIVPVYEEDGKTFAGPVGSMADRQNPCREQYQNRNNHLDYWRIFGNAFVELKPVKGLTLRSNFGLDFKTSFINAMTNTYHSDIVNNDIAKTTLSNNNETNWTWSNTAQYVTQIGKHNIDVLGGMEFSKQSVIDFSAYSEGYALEDKDYMWPNAATGTMRNSGAKFGYRLASFFGKVNYNWDDLLLASFTIRHDGSSRFGKAHRWGTFPAASLGFRFSNLLKKDWLDDAKLRLSWGQTGNQAIDNNAQFGLYVVDYGLDRVTSTAYDLFLQGSGTFPSGYRATQLANPNLKWEAATQYNVGLDYTLFGNSLYGTVDAYIKNVKDMLINPAYLGATGEGGNSWQNGPSLRNWGMEFTVGYRKTLANGLGIDVNGNLDFFRNKVTYLPATTTGAYAHTSKENLVQSGKSYGSIVGYVADGIFQNQEEVDKSGQPNARVGGLKYKDLDGKNGITSDDQTWIFDPVPAFSYGLNIALNYKGFDFSMFWQGVYDQDVYNNQKFQTDFWAITDGGSNKGTRLLDAWNTNNTGSSIPRLSTMNTADEGRASTYYVENGSYLKLRTLQVGYTIPSSILSKLKMTSARVYLSGQNLLTIKSNSLTCSDPENPNWNYPLSTSVSFGLQVGF, encoded by the coding sequence ATGAACAATCTTTCAAAATTACTAATGAGCTCTGCGCTCTGTACTGTTTGCACCGTAGCTAGTGCACAACAGGTAAATGTAAATGGCATCGTAAAGGATGCTGCCGGTGAGACAGTCATTGGCGCATCTATTATGGTGAAAGGCACAAAGACTGGTACTGTTACCGACTTTGATGGTAACTTTCATGTAGAATGTGCTCCTGGTTCCACACTTGTTATATCTTATATTGGATATAAGACGCAAGAAGTAAAGGCTTCAGATAATATGGAGGTAACACTTCAGGAAGATGCCAACGACTTGCAGGAAGTAGTTGTAACAGGTTATACCACTCAGAAGAAGGCAGACTTGACCGGTTCCGTGGCTGTGGTTTCAACCAAGAACCTGAAGACAAGTTCAGAGACAGACCCGATGCGTGCTTTGCAGGGTCGTGTTCCTGGTATGACTGTTACTACCGATGGTTCTCCTATTGGTTCAGGAACCGTGCGTATTCGTGGTATCGGTTCTTTCAACTCTTCTCAGGACCCTCTTTATATCATAGATGGTGTGCCTACCAATATGGCATTGAATACTCTCAATACAAATGATATAGAGAGTATGCAGGTTTTGAAGGATGCCGCTTCGGCTTCTATCTATGGTTCACGTGCATCGAATGGTGTCATCATCATCACCACCAAGAAAGGTAAGAAGGGTAGCAAGGTTGCTGTTGACTTCTCTGCCAACCTCACTGCACAGTTCTATTCCAACCAGTCGAAGATGAAGCTGATGAACTCCAGCCAGTATGCCACAGCGATGGCTCAGGCAGCCCTGAACGATGGACTCGATCCTGTGGCTTATGCAGCCAACTACGGCATCGACTTGAATGCGGCCTCTGGTACTCCAATCACCGTTTGGAATCCTGCTACCAACCAGTATCAGAACTATACTATCAATGGTCGATATGACGGCTACATCAATGCCAAGAAGACCATGCGATTCTCAGATACCGACTGGCTCGATGAAATCTCTCGCACTGGTTTCTCGCAGAACTACGACCTCTCTGTATCTCATGCCAATGACAAGCATAGCGCTATGTTCTCCTTGGGATACAAGAACAATGAGGGTGTCTTGAAATATACCGACTTCGAGAATATCTCAGCTCGTTTGAATACTTCTTGGAATTTAAACAAGATCGTAACCGTAGGTGAGAATTTGACTTTGACTTATACCTCTCAGGTAGATTGCCATCCGATGGAGAATGCCTTGAAGATGCCTTCCATCGTTCCGGTTTACGAAGAAGATGGCAAGACCTTCGCTGGTCCTGTGGGTAGTATGGCCGACCGTCAGAACCCTTGTCGTGAGCAGTATCAGAACCGCAACAACCACCTCGACTACTGGCGCATCTTCGGTAATGCTTTCGTAGAATTGAAGCCTGTCAAGGGATTGACCCTGCGTTCTAACTTCGGTTTGGATTTCAAAACATCGTTTATCAATGCGATGACGAATACTTATCATTCCGATATTGTCAACAATGATATCGCCAAGACAACGCTCTCGAATAACAATGAGACCAACTGGACATGGTCTAACACAGCCCAGTACGTTACCCAGATTGGCAAGCACAACATTGATGTACTCGGTGGTATGGAATTTTCCAAGCAGTCGGTTATCGATTTCTCTGCCTATTCAGAAGGCTATGCGCTGGAAGATAAAGATTATATGTGGCCAAATGCTGCCACGGGAACGATGCGTAACTCGGGTGCAAAGTTTGGTTATCGCCTGGCTTCTTTCTTTGGAAAGGTGAACTACAACTGGGATGATCTCCTCCTGGCGTCCTTCACCATCCGTCATGATGGTTCATCCCGATTTGGTAAGGCACATCGCTGGGGTACTTTCCCTGCTGCATCACTCGGTTTCAGATTCTCTAATCTCCTGAAGAAGGATTGGTTGGATGATGCCAAGTTGCGACTCTCTTGGGGTCAGACAGGTAACCAGGCTATCGACAACAATGCACAGTTTGGTCTTTATGTAGTAGATTACGGATTAGACCGTGTAACCTCTACTGCATACGATCTCTTCCTGCAAGGCTCAGGTACCTTCCCTTCTGGTTATCGTGCCACACAGTTGGCTAACCCTAACTTGAAATGGGAGGCAGCTACCCAGTATAACGTAGGTTTGGATTACACCCTGTTTGGCAACAGCCTCTATGGTACAGTGGATGCCTATATTAAGAATGTGAAGGATATGTTGATTAATCCTGCTTATCTGGGTGCAACTGGTGAAGGTGGAAATTCATGGCAGAATGGTCCTTCGCTCCGCAACTGGGGTATGGAGTTCACCGTGGGTTATCGCAAGACCTTGGCTAATGGACTTGGCATCGACGTGAACGGCAATCTGGATTTCTTCCGCAACAAGGTTACTTATTTGCCAGCAACAACAACAGGTGCTTACGCTCACACATCTAAGGAAAACCTGGTGCAGAGTGGCAAGTCATATGGTTCTATCGTAGGTTATGTAGCCGATGGAATTTTCCAGAATCAGGAAGAAGTAGATAAGTCTGGACAGCCAAACGCACGTGTCGGTGGATTGAAATACAAGGACTTAGATGGTAAGAATGGAATTACTTCAGATGACCAGACGTGGATTTTCGACCCTGTGCCAGCCTTCTCTTATGGTTTGAATATTGCTCTCAACTACAAGGGCTTTGATTTCAGTATGTTCTGGCAGGGTGTCTATGACCAGGATGTGTATAACAACCAAAAGTTCCAGACCGACTTCTGGGCTATTACTGATGGTGGTTCTAACAAGGGAACCCGTTTGCTCGATGCCTGGAATACCAACAATACCGGTTCTTCCATCCCACGCTTGAGCACCATGAACACAGCCGATGAGGGTCGTGCTTCTACTTACTACGTAGAGAATGGATCTTACTTGAAGTTGCGCACCTTGCAGGTGGGTTACACCATCCCAAGCAGCATCCTCTCTAAGTTGAAGATGACCAGTGCCCGTGTCTATCTCTCAGGTCAGAATCTTTTGACCATCAAGAGCAATAGCCTGACCTGTTCAGACCCAGAGAATCCAAACTGGAACTATCCACTTTCAACATCCGTATCATTCGGACTTCAGGTAGGTTTCTAA
- a CDS encoding AraC family transcriptional regulator — translation MKRINIILIVLSFSMLLLLGACTQKNVVIGVSQCCGGVWREKVNNEMRQAQYQYKNVDLLFTTAENDGQCQARQIDSMIARKVDLIVVAPDNVNDVTPAIERAYRAHIPVILFDRKVKTPHYTASIGGDNVEAGREVARFLASKLDGKGTVVEITGLKDASPVIERHRGFHEVMKNYPGIKVVTLESNWKLERAQELMKQYLDKGGHADGVFGHSDLGAIGAFLEAERRGIDKQMLIVGIDGLPGEWEGVDRVKRGQFAASYVYPTQGEKIMELAMNILQGKPYKKDNVMKSFLATPENCDAIALQYQDLDAKVKNMEQISTHLDSYTEVSRIQRWMIIVAIVIVLVLLFVIYYIYKVYRKKLQKQKAVARGFIENKEGWAAELNHLDESDRYFMDRFKKKILENMGNADMKMDDLGAQMLLSKVQLYRKVKAMTGKTPAELLKEMRLQRAYTLLMQTDKTIAEVSAEVGFALPGYFSSCFKKQYGVLPTDLRHKPV, via the coding sequence ATGAAAAGAATCAATATTATCTTAATAGTACTATCTTTTAGTATGCTCCTTCTTCTTGGTGCTTGCACCCAGAAGAATGTGGTGATTGGTGTGTCGCAATGTTGCGGCGGAGTTTGGCGTGAGAAGGTGAATAATGAGATGCGACAGGCGCAGTATCAATATAAGAATGTGGATTTGCTGTTTACTACTGCAGAGAATGACGGGCAATGTCAGGCTCGTCAGATAGACAGTATGATAGCCAGGAAGGTAGATTTAATCGTTGTTGCTCCTGATAACGTGAATGATGTAACACCTGCCATCGAGCGAGCTTATCGTGCGCATATCCCGGTTATTCTCTTCGACAGAAAGGTAAAGACACCCCATTATACAGCTTCCATCGGTGGCGATAATGTAGAAGCGGGTAGGGAAGTGGCCCGCTTTCTTGCCAGTAAACTGGATGGAAAAGGTACCGTTGTTGAGATTACGGGCTTGAAGGATGCTTCCCCTGTCATTGAGCGCCATCGTGGTTTCCACGAGGTGATGAAGAATTACCCGGGAATCAAGGTGGTTACCCTGGAAAGTAACTGGAAGTTAGAGCGTGCCCAGGAGTTAATGAAGCAATATCTGGATAAGGGCGGACATGCGGATGGCGTGTTCGGACATAGCGACCTGGGTGCCATAGGAGCCTTTCTGGAAGCGGAGAGACGAGGCATTGATAAGCAGATGCTGATAGTAGGCATTGATGGATTGCCTGGAGAATGGGAAGGAGTGGATAGAGTGAAGAGGGGACAGTTTGCTGCTTCTTATGTCTATCCTACCCAGGGCGAAAAGATTATGGAATTGGCAATGAATATCCTTCAGGGTAAACCCTATAAGAAGGATAATGTGATGAAATCATTCCTTGCTACCCCTGAAAACTGCGATGCTATCGCTCTACAATATCAGGATTTGGATGCGAAGGTGAAAAATATGGAGCAAATTTCAACTCATCTGGATTCTTATACAGAGGTATCCCGCATCCAGCGATGGATGATTATTGTTGCCATCGTTATCGTCTTAGTTCTGCTCTTTGTCATCTACTATATATATAAGGTATATAGAAAGAAGCTGCAGAAACAGAAAGCCGTGGCTCGTGGCTTCATCGAGAACAAGGAGGGTTGGGCTGCTGAACTGAATCACCTGGATGAGAGTGATCGTTACTTCATGGACCGTTTCAAGAAGAAGATTCTTGAGAATATGGGCAATGCTGATATGAAGATGGATGATTTGGGAGCCCAGATGCTGTTGAGCAAGGTGCAGCTCTATCGCAAGGTGAAGGCTATGACAGGAAAAACGCCTGCCGAGCTCTTGAAAGAGATGCGCCTGCAGAGAGCCTATACGCTCCTGATGCAGACTGATAAGACTATAGCTGAAGTCTCGGCAGAAGTAGGCTTTGCATTACCGGGCTATTTCTCTTCCTGTTTCAAGAAACAATATGGCGTTCTTCCAACAGATTTACGACATAAACCGGTGTAA
- the dinB gene encoding DNA polymerase IV, giving the protein MTERKIIHIDMDAFFAAVEQRDNPELRGKPVAVGFDGPRGVVSTASYEARKYGVHSAQSIAQAKQRCPNLIIVPCRHDYYAKISHQIHQIFQEYTDLIEPISIDEAFLDVTQNKKGIELAVDIAKEIKTRIKEATGLTASAGISYCKFLAKVASDYRKPDGICTIHPDKAYDFIAQLPIEDFWGVGKKTLQKMHFMGIFNGADLRKVSEEHLVEVFGKAGHIFYDFARGIDERPVITYRERKSVGCEQTFLEDIYLKTAVIIELYHTVLELLERIAKSGFEGRTLTLKVKFADFTQITRSISQEKVLKKKDDILPLAKRLLKQVDYSSAHPIRLLGLSVSNASSEEARKQDKENSSFKPEYKELELEFEDWE; this is encoded by the coding sequence ATGACTGAGCGAAAGATCATACATATCGACATGGATGCCTTCTTTGCTGCGGTAGAGCAAAGAGACAATCCGGAACTTCGGGGCAAACCGGTAGCGGTTGGCTTCGACGGACCTCGTGGTGTGGTTTCTACAGCCAGCTATGAGGCAAGGAAGTATGGCGTTCACTCCGCGCAATCCATCGCTCAAGCCAAGCAGCGCTGCCCTAACCTCATCATCGTGCCCTGCAGGCATGATTATTATGCTAAAATATCCCATCAGATACATCAGATATTCCAGGAATATACCGACCTCATAGAACCCATCTCCATAGATGAAGCCTTTCTTGATGTAACGCAGAATAAGAAAGGGATAGAACTGGCGGTGGATATTGCCAAAGAAATCAAAACCCGTATCAAGGAGGCAACCGGACTCACCGCCTCGGCAGGCATCAGCTACTGCAAGTTTCTCGCCAAAGTGGCTTCTGATTACCGCAAGCCCGACGGCATCTGCACCATTCATCCAGACAAGGCGTACGATTTCATCGCCCAGCTGCCAATAGAGGATTTCTGGGGTGTGGGCAAGAAAACACTGCAAAAGATGCATTTCATGGGTATCTTCAACGGAGCAGACCTGAGGAAAGTATCCGAAGAACATCTGGTAGAAGTGTTCGGAAAAGCCGGACACATCTTCTATGATTTCGCAAGGGGGATAGATGAACGACCTGTCATCACCTACCGGGAACGGAAATCGGTAGGCTGCGAACAGACTTTCTTGGAAGATATCTATCTAAAAACGGCTGTGATTATCGAACTGTACCATACTGTACTCGAACTGCTGGAGCGCATCGCCAAAAGCGGTTTCGAAGGAAGAACCCTGACGCTGAAGGTGAAGTTTGCCGATTTCACCCAGATAACAAGAAGTATCTCGCAAGAAAAGGTTCTGAAAAAGAAGGATGATATTCTGCCTCTTGCCAAACGGCTACTGAAACAGGTAGATTACTCCTCGGCGCATCCCATCCGCCTGCTTGGTCTGTCCGTAAGCAACGCCTCATCAGAAGAAGCCAGGAAGCAAGATAAGGAGAACAGCAGTTTCAAACCCGAATACAAAGAACTGGAACTGGAATTCGAAGATTGGGAATAA
- a CDS encoding hybrid sensor histidine kinase/response regulator transcription factor: protein MKRKLHLIIYVAIIVLLTGCAQKPRKFVIGVSQCSEDIWRDKLNDELKMGEYLNDSLIVKLASSNDDNVLQNKQVNQFIDEGVDLLIVSPNQLSAISKSVERAYDKGIPVILYDRKTNSDKYTAFIGCDNYTIGKSMGTFIAQQLQGKGRIVEISGLEGSSPALERHRGFMDAIKPYPGLQVVASEEGNWKEEGGIQAMKRILKQTQDFDYVFAHNDCLAWGAYVAARQMRVKRNYKYTGVDGMATEGGGLELVRDGIFEASYLYPTKGDEVIALAMKILKHQPYERDNYLSTSIITQANAALTLMEARDTERQTHNLKTLHKQVNQYLSDYNSQKVMLIGLCLFLLVCLAAAALIFRGYLIKMKLNETLAKTNGELKRLNVELGEKNEELKRLNEEVLELTHSRLVFFTNISHELRTPLTLIADPVEMLLEDTGIRGKSRELLKMVQRNALALQQLVSNILDFRKIQNGKMELKLYRFDIVKTLTMWVGDFQLTAERKQIRLHLDVDDLKGSHEMIADQEKISRIVFNLLSNALKYTPAGGEIFVSLKDEGTNLRLDVKDTGKGISQDEADKIFERFFQAKGAASGTGIGLALVKSFVELHHGEARVESELGKGSDFIVVIPREQEGDSQVIHNDVDIVDNSVNASASTGKNVVDESVLQYIDDGDRSRGKVQQLVSENTNRPTVLVIDDNTDIRQYERTLLQDEYIVLEAADGKEGLAVALKEVPDLVICDVMMPVMDGLELTEQLKTNTATSHIPVIMLTAKNLEEHRAEGYEHGADSYITKPFHSKVLLARIENLLRQRQLLKNLYQGTKEAEKEISEAHLEDRDKQFLRQLQAIIQQNLSDSEFGVEDMGQQIGLSRVQLYRKVKAMTGSSVVDLLRKARLAKARRLLETRSMSVSEVAYEVGFSAPSYFTKCFKEEYGMLPGDVGNVMK, encoded by the coding sequence ATGAAACGAAAATTACACCTTATTATATATGTAGCGATTATTGTGTTGCTGACCGGTTGTGCTCAGAAACCTAGGAAGTTTGTCATTGGCGTATCCCAGTGTTCGGAAGATATCTGGCGCGATAAACTGAATGATGAACTGAAGATGGGCGAGTATCTCAACGATTCGCTTATCGTGAAACTGGCTTCTTCCAATGATGATAATGTGTTGCAGAATAAGCAAGTTAACCAGTTTATCGATGAGGGCGTAGATCTGCTTATCGTATCTCCTAATCAGCTGAGTGCTATATCCAAGTCGGTAGAGCGTGCTTACGATAAAGGTATTCCTGTGATTCTCTATGACAGGAAGACCAATTCTGATAAGTATACGGCATTTATCGGCTGCGATAACTATACGATTGGTAAATCGATGGGAACTTTTATCGCCCAGCAGCTTCAGGGAAAGGGCCGCATCGTTGAAATCAGCGGTTTGGAGGGCTCTTCGCCTGCTTTGGAGCGTCATCGTGGTTTTATGGATGCTATCAAGCCTTATCCTGGGTTACAGGTTGTAGCCTCGGAGGAAGGAAACTGGAAAGAAGAGGGTGGAATCCAGGCGATGAAACGCATATTGAAACAGACACAGGACTTTGATTATGTCTTTGCCCATAATGACTGTCTTGCCTGGGGAGCTTATGTGGCTGCCCGCCAGATGAGGGTAAAGCGTAACTATAAGTATACCGGAGTAGACGGCATGGCTACCGAAGGTGGTGGTTTGGAACTTGTGCGCGATGGTATTTTCGAAGCCTCTTATCTTTATCCTACCAAGGGTGACGAGGTCATAGCGCTTGCCATGAAGATATTGAAGCATCAGCCTTATGAGCGCGACAATTATCTGAGCACTTCTATCATAACCCAGGCAAATGCTGCCCTTACATTGATGGAGGCTAGAGATACCGAGCGTCAGACGCACAATCTGAAGACTTTGCATAAGCAGGTAAATCAGTATCTGTCTGATTATAACTCACAGAAAGTCATGCTCATAGGTCTGTGTCTGTTCCTGCTTGTTTGCCTTGCAGCTGCGGCTTTAATTTTCAGAGGTTATCTGATAAAGATGAAACTGAACGAAACATTGGCTAAGACAAATGGCGAACTGAAGCGACTGAATGTAGAATTGGGTGAAAAGAATGAAGAATTGAAACGATTGAATGAGGAGGTCTTGGAACTCACTCATTCCCGTCTGGTATTCTTTACCAATATCAGCCATGAACTTCGCACGCCTTTAACCCTGATAGCCGACCCGGTAGAGATGCTGCTCGAAGATACCGGCATCAGGGGCAAGAGTCGCGAACTCTTGAAAATGGTGCAGCGTAACGCCCTTGCTCTCCAACAGTTAGTAAGTAACATACTTGATTTTCGTAAGATTCAGAATGGCAAGATGGAGTTGAAACTCTATCGCTTCGACATTGTGAAGACCTTGACGATGTGGGTGGGCGACTTCCAGCTTACTGCCGAGCGCAAGCAGATCAGACTGCATCTGGATGTTGATGACTTGAAAGGCAGCCATGAAATGATTGCCGATCAGGAGAAGATTTCCCGTATCGTGTTCAATCTGTTGAGCAATGCCTTGAAATATACGCCTGCTGGTGGCGAAATCTTTGTTTCGCTGAAAGATGAAGGTACCAATCTCCGTCTTGATGTGAAAGATACGGGCAAGGGTATCTCGCAGGATGAGGCTGATAAGATCTTTGAACGCTTCTTCCAGGCCAAGGGTGCTGCCAGCGGTACGGGTATCGGTCTGGCTCTGGTGAAATCATTTGTAGAGTTGCATCATGGTGAGGCTAGGGTAGAAAGTGAACTGGGAAAGGGCTCTGATTTTATCGTTGTCATTCCTCGTGAGCAGGAGGGTGATTCACAAGTTATCCACAATGATGTGGATATTGTGGATAACTCTGTAAATGCTTCTGCGTCAACTGGTAAGAATGTTGTAGATGAATCTGTTTTGCAATATATTGACGATGGAGACAGAAGTCGTGGAAAAGTTCAGCAGCTGGTAAGTGAGAATACCAATCGTCCTACTGTTCTGGTTATTGATGATAATACCGATATCCGTCAGTATGAGCGTACACTTTTGCAGGATGAGTATATTGTTCTTGAGGCTGCTGATGGTAAAGAGGGTCTGGCTGTCGCCTTGAAAGAGGTGCCTGACCTGGTGATTTGCGATGTGATGATGCCTGTTATGGACGGATTGGAGTTGACAGAACAGCTGAAGACGAATACGGCTACCTCTCATATCCCTGTTATTATGCTTACGGCGAAGAACCTGGAGGAGCATCGCGCAGAGGGTTATGAGCATGGAGCTGATTCCTATATTACTAAACCATTCCACAGCAAGGTGCTTCTCGCCCGTATCGAGAATCTCTTGCGACAGCGTCAGCTCCTGAAGAATCTTTATCAAGGTACTAAAGAGGCTGAGAAGGAGATTTCTGAGGCTCATCTGGAAGATCGTGACAAGCAGTTCCTCAGGCAGCTTCAAGCTATTATCCAACAGAATCTTTCTGATAGCGAGTTTGGAGTTGAGGATATGGGACAGCAGATTGGTTTAAGCCGTGTACAGCTCTATCGCAAGGTGAAGGCGATGACTGGCTCTTCTGTTGTTGACTTACTCCGTAAGGCTCGCCTTGCCAAAGCTAGGCGTTTGCTCGAAACCCGGAGCATGAGTGTCTCTGAAGTAGCCTATGAAGTGGGTTTCTCAGCGCCGTCTTACTTCACAAAATGTTTCAAGGAAGAGTATGGAATGTTACCTGGTGATGTAGGTAATGTGATGAAATAG